One segment of Neobacillus endophyticus DNA contains the following:
- a CDS encoding 5-bromo-4-chloroindolyl phosphate hydrolysis family protein, which translates to MERMYRKDYSQESIIMNPILSFIIRSFVAIPVTILTGLISSFVFHQHILPAFGYAIAGGIAVHIILALIMSSIFLKKHQLSMKEYRYIRKNLAEASKKIRRLNKSLLTIRDLSSVKQRIDIMRVTKKIQKMALKEPKRFYKAEPFYFSHLDSVVELTEKYNFLSAQPKKNLEMNQSLIETRQTLNELTKVLEEDLYQVVSNDIDTLNFEIDVAKHTINKQKDAKFPEENRWLK; encoded by the coding sequence ATGGAGCGTATGTATAGAAAGGATTATAGTCAGGAGTCGATTATTATGAATCCGATTTTGTCATTTATTATTCGTTCATTTGTGGCCATTCCCGTTACAATATTAACCGGACTGATCAGTAGTTTCGTTTTTCATCAACATATCCTGCCAGCGTTTGGGTATGCCATTGCAGGTGGCATAGCAGTCCATATTATTTTGGCGCTTATCATGAGCTCCATTTTTTTAAAAAAACATCAGTTATCAATGAAGGAATATCGTTACATTCGAAAAAACTTGGCAGAAGCTAGTAAAAAAATCCGTCGCCTCAATAAATCACTGTTAACGATTCGTGATCTTTCATCCGTTAAACAACGCATAGATATCATGAGGGTTACTAAGAAAATACAAAAAATGGCATTGAAAGAACCAAAGCGTTTTTACAAGGCAGAGCCATTTTATTTTTCCCATCTTGATTCCGTTGTTGAACTGACGGAAAAATATAATTTCCTTTCTGCTCAACCGAAGAAAAACCTGGAGATGAACCAATCCCTTATCGAAACCAGACAAACCCTTAATGAATTAACCAAGGTGTTAGAAGAGGATTTATATCAAGTCGTTTCGAATGATATCGATACGCTTAATTTTGAAATAGATGTTGCAAAGCATACTATTAATAAACAAAAAGATGCGAAATTTCCGGAAGAGAACAGGTGGTTAAAATGA
- a CDS encoding glycosyltransferase family 2 protein, translating into MINPKAPVVSLVIPAKNEGRNVKNTIKSALKVKTSFPFEIIVVDDGSTDKCCDFISSLGINQIKRIQTNGVGAAQARNIGANAAKGTYLIFCDAHLFFEDDWIEGLLEPIQQGIADAVTPGIANVDSPQYPGLGQTLNASLETQWHLNKSELFPTAILPGGCLAISKEVFADIGGFDRYFKVWGYEDIELSIKMWLFGYTCFVQPAVKILHVFRSVHPYNINWDDFYFNMLRMAYSHFSEDRINKCKAAITNSNPEAIESEVLNTNVLAQREQYFQRRKYDDDWFMKKFEIPF; encoded by the coding sequence ATGATAAATCCTAAGGCCCCAGTCGTTTCATTGGTTATCCCGGCTAAAAATGAAGGCCGAAACGTCAAAAACACGATTAAATCCGCACTTAAGGTTAAAACTTCATTTCCATTTGAAATCATCGTAGTGGATGATGGTTCAACGGATAAATGCTGCGATTTTATTTCATCTCTTGGGATCAATCAAATAAAACGAATCCAAACAAATGGCGTTGGTGCAGCTCAAGCAAGAAACATAGGGGCAAATGCAGCAAAAGGAACCTATTTAATTTTTTGTGATGCTCATCTTTTTTTTGAAGATGATTGGATAGAGGGATTGCTCGAGCCCATCCAACAGGGAATTGCTGATGCTGTGACTCCCGGGATCGCAAACGTAGACAGCCCACAATATCCCGGACTTGGGCAAACGTTAAATGCCTCCTTGGAAACGCAATGGCATTTGAACAAAAGCGAACTATTCCCAACGGCCATCCTGCCAGGAGGGTGTTTGGCGATTTCCAAGGAAGTTTTTGCAGATATCGGCGGCTTTGACCGCTATTTTAAAGTATGGGGTTATGAGGATATAGAGCTTTCCATTAAAATGTGGCTTTTTGGGTATACTTGTTTTGTGCAGCCAGCCGTCAAGATTCTCCATGTGTTCCGAAGTGTACACCCTTATAACATAAATTGGGATGATTTTTATTTTAATATGCTAAGAATGGCATACAGCCATTTTTCGGAGGACAGAATAAATAAGTGCAAAGCGGCCATTACGAATAGTAATCCAGAAGCAATCGAATCAGAGGTTTTGAATACGAATGTACTTGCACAGCGTGAACAGTACTTCCAACGCAGGAAATACGATGATGACTGGTTTATGAAGAAATTTGAAATTCCATTCTAA
- the gloA2 gene encoding SMU1112c/YaeR family gloxylase I-like metalloprotein: protein MKLKKIHHVAIICSDYERSKDFYVRILGLKPMNEVFRAERNSYKLDLEVNGQYQIELFSFPEPPVRTSYPEAAGLRHIAFEVDNIEEAVIYLKKEQINVESVRIDPLTNKKFTFFADPDDLPIEIYEN from the coding sequence ATGAAGTTAAAGAAGATTCATCATGTTGCTATAATTTGTTCTGATTATGAGAGGTCCAAAGATTTTTATGTGCGAATTTTGGGACTAAAGCCAATGAATGAGGTCTTTCGAGCGGAGCGGAATTCTTATAAACTTGACCTGGAAGTGAATGGCCAATATCAAATTGAGTTATTTTCATTTCCTGAGCCCCCTGTGCGTACGAGTTATCCTGAAGCAGCGGGATTAAGGCACATCGCATTTGAAGTAGACAATATCGAAGAAGCTGTCATTTATTTAAAAAAAGAGCAAATAAATGTCGAATCTGTTCGTATAGACCCATTAACAAACAAGAAATTCACGTTTTTTGCTGACCCGGATGACCTGCCAATCGAAATCTACGAAAATTAA
- a CDS encoding sensor histidine kinase — protein MKWRFSLFPHRYGLFPYMYLIYLLYPIVSLTKENGVKQIIGYGMTLLFFVTYRQLYFVMWQRKYTYWLAVMLAIVFIFSTFYQLTYIFLGFFSATFVGFYHEKQKFYRGLASLAMVELLPILFVISRTKAVITISEFLNFAPFLIIMLLTPFGIRSINRRRELERELDQKNHQIEELVKREERVRIARDLHDTLGHTLSLLTLKSQLVQRLIAADPERARLEAREMEVTSRAALKQVRELVTDMRAATITEELIQVQHILRAAGITYKYEGTSDFSRIPLFTQNIVSMCIREAATNVVKHSRAAHCSLSVHLSKEKINVMVHDDGMGAPMNESNQELGNGLKGMEERLALVDGSLAFSNRNGAVLEINVPIINKQGAAG, from the coding sequence ATGAAATGGCGATTCAGCTTATTCCCTCATCGATATGGTCTTTTCCCCTATATGTATCTGATTTATCTATTGTATCCTATTGTCTCTTTGACGAAGGAAAACGGGGTAAAACAGATAATTGGCTATGGAATGACGCTGTTGTTTTTTGTGACGTATCGGCAGCTTTATTTTGTGATGTGGCAAAGGAAGTACACCTATTGGTTAGCTGTTATGCTTGCAATTGTATTTATTTTTAGTACATTTTATCAATTAACCTACATTTTTTTAGGCTTTTTTTCCGCTACATTTGTCGGGTTTTACCATGAAAAACAGAAATTTTATCGAGGTCTTGCCAGTTTGGCTATGGTGGAGCTACTTCCCATTCTTTTCGTAATCAGCCGAACAAAAGCAGTTATCACAATCTCAGAGTTTCTCAATTTTGCTCCATTTCTCATTATCATGCTGTTAACACCATTTGGCATTCGCTCAATAAACCGCCGGAGGGAGCTGGAGCGGGAGCTTGACCAGAAGAACCACCAGATTGAAGAGCTGGTAAAGCGAGAGGAGCGGGTACGGATTGCGCGCGATCTTCATGATACTCTCGGTCATACACTGTCTCTTTTAACATTAAAAAGCCAGCTGGTGCAAAGACTGATCGCAGCCGACCCGGAACGAGCACGTCTGGAGGCAAGGGAAATGGAAGTGACTTCAAGAGCGGCCCTAAAGCAGGTTCGCGAGCTTGTGACGGACATGCGAGCTGCGACCATTACAGAAGAGCTGATTCAGGTACAGCATATATTAAGGGCAGCGGGGATAACGTATAAGTACGAAGGCACTTCAGATTTTTCAAGAATCCCGCTTTTTACCCAAAATATTGTAAGTATGTGTATACGAGAGGCGGCGACAAATGTCGTTAAACACAGCCGTGCAGCACATTGCTCCTTATCTGTTCACCTATCAAAGGAAAAAATAAATGTCATGGTACATGACGATGGAATGGGTGCTCCAATGAACGAATCCAATCAGGAGCTGGGCAATGGGTTAAAAGGGATGGAGGAAAGGCTTGCTCTAGTCGACGGTTCACTTGCATTCTCGAATCGTAATGGAGCGGTGTTGGAAATAAATGTACCAATTATTAATAAACAGGGGGCAGCGGGATGA
- a CDS encoding ABC transporter ATP-binding protein encodes MNEVVCLRNVTKVFQHKTAVDDVSFSIGAGEVVAILGPNGAGKTTTISMILGLLKPTNGEVLLFNRQSHEKYVRDRLGTMLQEVSVMPGLKVKEILELIRSYYSKPLAMEELISLTGLTEQDLKTRAEKLSGGQKRRLSFALALAGNPDLIIFDEPTVGMDITSRNRFWQTIRMLADQGKTIIFSTHYLQEADDTAERILLFNQGKIVADGTPAEIKARISKQSVSFVIDPEISLEKLYQHNEIANIYRKNNRVYVQAENTDRVLELIFQEKMGARDIQIERGKLEEAFEQLTGSAKEAI; translated from the coding sequence ATGAATGAAGTGGTGTGTTTGAGGAATGTGACGAAGGTGTTTCAGCATAAGACGGCGGTTGATGATGTTTCTTTTTCGATTGGAGCGGGTGAGGTTGTGGCTATTCTTGGTCCAAATGGGGCTGGGAAAACGACGACCATTTCGATGATTTTGGGGCTGTTGAAGCCGACAAATGGCGAGGTGCTTTTATTTAACCGGCAGTCACATGAAAAATATGTGAGGGATAGGCTTGGTACGATGCTGCAGGAGGTAAGTGTCATGCCAGGTTTAAAGGTTAAGGAAATTCTTGAACTGATCCGAAGCTATTATTCAAAGCCGCTGGCAATGGAAGAATTAATCAGCCTTACGGGCCTTACCGAGCAGGACTTAAAAACAAGAGCAGAAAAATTGTCAGGGGGACAGAAGCGGCGTCTCAGCTTTGCTCTCGCACTAGCTGGAAATCCGGACTTAATTATTTTTGACGAGCCGACAGTTGGAATGGATATCACATCAAGAAATCGATTTTGGCAGACCATCCGCATGCTGGCAGACCAAGGAAAAACTATTATCTTTTCAACACATTATCTGCAGGAAGCAGACGATACGGCAGAACGAATTTTACTTTTTAACCAGGGGAAAATTGTTGCCGATGGAACTCCTGCGGAAATTAAAGCGCGCATTTCCAAGCAATCGGTCTCCTTTGTGATCGATCCGGAAATTTCGCTTGAAAAATTGTATCAACACAATGAAATTGCCAATATCTATCGGAAAAATAATCGGGTATATGTTCAAGCTGAAAATACGGACAGAGTTCTGGAGCTGATTTTTCAAGAAAAGATGGGAGCGAGAGATATTCAAATAGAGCGCGGCAAGCTAGAGGAAGCTTTTGAACAATTGACTGGCAGCGCAAAGGAGGCTATATAA
- a CDS encoding polysaccharide deacetylase family protein: MKKSENTFTKDSAVIDLESFEEQMKYLHDEGYHTATISELDAYLHGGKELPQKTVMITFDDGLKTNYLYAYPILKKYGFKAVNFIITSRVSDTPVPFNPKKLQFLSWPEINEMRDVFEYGNHTNELHGTVDGTPALLKESDQVILQDLETSGKLLNHPDYFAYPFGAYNSRTIELLKMAGFKYAFTTKAETVKIGDNPYELGRFPITPNITLNEFKTLVAK, translated from the coding sequence TTGAAAAAGAGTGAGAATACATTTACGAAAGATTCTGCTGTCATTGATTTGGAATCCTTTGAAGAACAGATGAAATATTTGCACGATGAAGGTTATCATACGGCTACTATTTCAGAGCTGGATGCTTATTTGCACGGAGGAAAAGAACTTCCTCAGAAAACCGTAATGATCACATTTGATGATGGACTTAAAACAAATTATCTATATGCCTACCCAATCTTAAAAAAATATGGATTTAAAGCAGTAAATTTCATCATTACAAGCCGTGTTTCTGATACGCCAGTTCCCTTTAACCCTAAAAAACTACAATTTCTAAGCTGGCCAGAAATAAATGAAATGCGGGACGTATTTGAGTATGGCAACCATACAAACGAACTTCATGGAACAGTTGATGGAACTCCGGCATTATTAAAAGAATCAGATCAAGTGATTTTACAAGATTTAGAGACTAGTGGAAAGTTATTAAATCATCCGGATTACTTTGCCTATCCATTTGGAGCATACAATAGCAGAACAATTGAACTGTTAAAAATGGCAGGCTTTAAATATGCTTTTACGACAAAAGCAGAAACGGTCAAAATCGGTGACAATCCATATGAACTTGGACGATTCCCAATCACCCCAAATATCACGTTAAATGAATTTAAAACATTGGTGGCGAAATAG
- a CDS encoding M15 family metallopeptidase: MFKIYSVIFCFFLLLSVQGCSFKNYFVANDLFGKAGDSGSRNSASKHSAPTQNEDSVQVVAKPDSISVLVNKQYKLPNGYKPKDLVDPNIPFIFNSSSSKREMRSEAASAIEKLFAGAKDQGVSLLGVSAYRSYASQASLFNYYVHQDGYKAAKAYSALPGTSEHETGLAIDVTGGDGKCAAEDCFAGTTEAKWLQKHAADYGFIIRYPKGKESITGYQYEPWHLRYIGKAIAKKIMKKGITLEEYYSTIPVNK, translated from the coding sequence ATGTTTAAAATATATTCAGTGATCTTTTGTTTTTTCCTACTTTTATCTGTGCAAGGTTGTTCGTTTAAAAATTACTTTGTTGCTAATGATTTATTTGGGAAAGCAGGTGACAGCGGCTCCAGAAATAGTGCGTCAAAACACTCCGCCCCTACTCAAAACGAGGACTCTGTTCAGGTAGTCGCAAAACCGGATAGCATCTCCGTTTTGGTGAATAAACAATATAAATTGCCCAATGGATATAAACCGAAGGATTTGGTGGATCCGAATATTCCTTTTATTTTTAATAGCTCTTCTTCCAAACGAGAAATGCGTTCAGAAGCCGCCTCTGCTATTGAAAAATTGTTTGCAGGTGCTAAAGATCAGGGGGTTAGCCTTTTAGGGGTTTCCGCCTATCGATCCTATGCCTCACAAGCCAGTTTATTTAATTATTACGTTCATCAAGATGGCTATAAGGCAGCGAAAGCTTACAGTGCTTTGCCTGGAACGAGCGAACATGAGACAGGGCTAGCTATTGACGTAACAGGAGGAGACGGAAAATGCGCAGCTGAAGACTGCTTCGCTGGAACAACAGAAGCCAAATGGCTTCAAAAACACGCAGCTGACTACGGATTCATCATCCGCTATCCTAAAGGCAAAGAATCCATCACCGGCTACCAATACGAACCATGGCACCTCCGCTATATCGGCAAAGCTATCGCCAAAAAAATCATGAAAAAAGGCATCACCCTCGAAGAATACTATAGCACGATCCCAGTGAACAAATAA
- a CDS encoding multicopper oxidase domain-containing protein, which translates to MGKNIKTTAMIAVSLIILTACGSSNLTSHKSAQAKKISNSNTPVSDPRAHLNQTPTPMKVNRIGLHEVKVEMTAQITDIEIAKDDFYKAWTFNGQAPGPVIVVDQGDKIDFTLKNMDPTYPHSMDMHAVHSAPSKNFINVMPNQSGSFSYTADNQGVFMYHCGTKPVLEHIANGMHGMIIAKPKGGYPTDSQVNREYIVIQNEWYKYDSMDDMTNGKPKYVVFSTKALSSRQMNTNGTVGALVNHPLLAKVGDRVRFYVLNVGPNEVSSFHIVGTLFDDVYLDGNPYNHLKGMQTVMLPASGGAVVEFTLTQEGSYPFVTHQFNDATKGANGVIKVTKNGKDDGSVIMAH; encoded by the coding sequence ATGGGTAAGAATATAAAGACAACAGCGATGATCGCCGTATCGCTTATCATACTGACAGCTTGCGGAAGCTCCAACCTTACATCACATAAGTCCGCACAGGCTAAAAAAATCAGCAACTCCAACACACCAGTCAGCGACCCCCGCGCACATCTAAATCAAACACCTACTCCGATGAAAGTAAATCGAATCGGCCTTCACGAAGTAAAAGTCGAAATGACTGCGCAGATAACTGATATTGAAATTGCAAAAGACGACTTCTATAAAGCTTGGACCTTTAATGGACAAGCTCCAGGACCAGTGATTGTTGTGGACCAGGGAGACAAAATCGATTTTACCTTAAAAAACATGGACCCAACCTATCCGCACAGTATGGATATGCATGCCGTCCATTCCGCTCCGTCCAAAAACTTTATCAATGTGATGCCGAACCAAAGTGGCAGCTTCAGCTACACTGCTGACAATCAGGGCGTGTTTATGTACCATTGCGGCACAAAGCCGGTACTTGAGCATATCGCCAACGGCATGCACGGAATGATCATCGCCAAACCAAAAGGCGGCTACCCTACAGATTCTCAAGTCAACCGTGAATACATCGTCATTCAAAATGAATGGTATAAATATGACAGCATGGATGATATGACCAACGGGAAACCAAAATATGTAGTTTTTTCTACAAAAGCTTTAAGTAGCAGGCAAATGAATACGAATGGGACAGTCGGAGCCCTTGTCAACCATCCTCTTTTAGCCAAGGTTGGTGATCGAGTAAGATTTTATGTATTAAACGTTGGCCCAAACGAAGTCTCTAGTTTCCATATTGTCGGCACCCTATTTGACGATGTTTATCTTGATGGCAATCCATATAATCATTTAAAAGGAATGCAGACCGTGATGCTGCCTGCAAGTGGCGGGGCAGTTGTAGAATTTACACTTACACAAGAGGGCAGTTATCCATTCGTTACCCATCAATTTAATGATGCAACAAAGGGAGCAAATGGCGTTATTAAGGTAACAAAAAATGGGAAAGACGATGGAAGTGTCATCATGGCTCATTAA
- a CDS encoding ABC transporter permease: MSAFLMQCKTEIIRVTRNRYFVFWSLAMPILFYYIFTNVVHINAPNKAEWQAHYLMSMAAFSVMGSSIMTLGIRLVQERAQGWSTFIRITPLSDNAYFAAQMVGQSFIHLLSITIIFLAGKLINGVSLTAFEWLMSGLWLLFASLPLLALGTLIGLMKKVETAAGVSNVLYMVLAVSGGLWMPLEAMPKMMQTIGKWLPSYNFGSGAWEIVSGGTPEWKNILILIAYLTLFMLLSRYIRRKQEAV, encoded by the coding sequence ATGAGTGCATTTCTAATGCAATGCAAGACAGAAATAATACGGGTTACTCGAAATCGCTATTTTGTGTTTTGGTCATTGGCCATGCCGATCCTATTCTATTACATTTTTACCAACGTGGTTCATATAAATGCTCCAAATAAAGCAGAATGGCAGGCTCATTACTTAATGTCCATGGCTGCTTTTAGCGTGATGGGGTCATCCATCATGACACTGGGAATCCGCTTAGTGCAGGAGCGTGCGCAGGGGTGGTCAACTTTTATCCGTATCACGCCGCTTTCAGATAATGCTTATTTTGCGGCGCAAATGGTCGGTCAAAGCTTTATTCATCTGCTCTCGATTACCATTATTTTTCTTGCAGGTAAGTTAATCAACGGAGTATCACTGACGGCGTTTGAATGGCTGATGAGCGGACTTTGGCTCCTTTTCGCATCCCTGCCGCTTTTGGCGCTTGGGACTTTAATCGGATTAATGAAAAAGGTAGAAACGGCAGCTGGCGTCAGCAATGTCCTTTACATGGTGCTGGCAGTATCAGGAGGCTTGTGGATGCCGCTCGAGGCTATGCCAAAAATGATGCAAACCATCGGAAAATGGCTGCCTTCCTATAATTTTGGCAGCGGCGCTTGGGAAATTGTCAGCGGCGGCACCCCGGAATGGAAAAATATTCTGATTTTAATCGCCTATTTGACTTTGTTCATGCTACTATCAAGGTATATAAGAAGAAAGCAGGAAGCGGTGTGA
- a CDS encoding toxic anion resistance protein, whose amino-acid sequence MSENNSGLNNKSEGFLDDILADPFGDGFGPAKSPVVQTNEAKPVKLIDVIPEEHREKALQLAQQIDPANHQAMIQYGTQAQGKLLSFSQTMLEHVQNKDVGEIGEIISDLMKRLNDVNPDELKDGKPSFFGRIFGKISGSLQEVLSKYQKTGAQIDRISVKLDRSKNALLSDIKLLEQLYETNKEYFHALNIYIAAGEIKLEDMHEKEIPQLKKVAEATNDQMKFQEVNDMMQFADRLDKRLHDLKLSREITIQSAPQIRLIQNTNQALVEKIQSSIMTAIPLWKNQVAIALTLIRQRHAVEAQKQVSKTTNELLLKNAEMLKTNTIETAKENERGLVDIETLKKTQANLITTLEETLRIQEEGRHKRRIAEQELVTMETELKQKLLEIKGK is encoded by the coding sequence ATGAGTGAAAATAATTCAGGCCTAAACAATAAATCTGAAGGCTTTTTGGATGATATCCTCGCAGATCCTTTTGGTGATGGCTTTGGACCTGCAAAAAGCCCAGTAGTTCAAACAAATGAGGCTAAGCCGGTAAAATTGATTGATGTGATTCCAGAGGAACATCGGGAAAAAGCCTTGCAGCTTGCCCAGCAAATCGATCCAGCTAACCATCAAGCCATGATCCAATATGGAACCCAGGCACAAGGCAAGCTGTTATCCTTTTCTCAGACCATGCTCGAGCACGTCCAAAACAAGGACGTGGGTGAAATTGGGGAAATCATTAGCGACCTCATGAAAAGGCTGAATGATGTAAATCCGGACGAGCTAAAGGATGGTAAGCCATCCTTTTTTGGGCGTATTTTTGGAAAAATATCCGGATCGCTGCAAGAGGTGCTTTCCAAATATCAAAAAACAGGCGCACAAATTGATCGGATCAGCGTGAAGCTTGACCGCAGCAAAAACGCGCTTTTATCTGACATCAAGCTATTAGAGCAGCTTTATGAAACCAATAAGGAATATTTCCATGCTTTAAATATTTACATCGCGGCAGGAGAAATCAAGCTCGAAGACATGCATGAAAAAGAGATACCTCAATTAAAAAAAGTGGCCGAAGCAACCAACGATCAAATGAAATTCCAAGAGGTAAATGATATGATGCAATTTGCCGATCGTTTGGATAAGCGATTGCATGATTTAAAGTTAAGCCGGGAAATTACGATTCAAAGTGCGCCGCAAATACGGCTAATTCAAAACACGAATCAGGCCTTAGTGGAAAAAATTCAGTCGTCGATCATGACCGCTATTCCACTTTGGAAAAATCAAGTCGCGATAGCTCTGACGTTGATTCGCCAGCGGCACGCAGTTGAAGCCCAAAAGCAAGTATCGAAAACGACGAACGAATTATTATTAAAAAATGCGGAAATGCTTAAAACCAATACAATCGAAACGGCAAAAGAAAACGAGCGCGGCCTTGTTGACATTGAAACACTGAAAAAGACGCAAGCCAACCTAATTACTACTCTCGAAGAAACATTACGGATCCAGGAAGAAGGCCGACACAAACGGCGCATCGCCGAACAAGAACTCGTCACCATGGAAACCGAACTCAAACAAAAACTGCTTGAAATCAAAGGCAAATAA
- a CDS encoding response regulator transcription factor → MIRLFIAEDQRMLLGALGSLLDMESDMKVIGQAMNGEEALEMIVNLQPDVCLMDIEMPVLNGLEVAERLAQTPVPSKVIILTTFARPGYFERAVKVGVYGYLLKDSEIDELADAIRKVVDGKRVFSPELTYHVIREENPLTPKEREILKLAALGKTTKEITSELYLSSGTVRNYISEIIHKLGAKNRTEAAALAENKGWL, encoded by the coding sequence ATGATACGACTATTTATTGCCGAAGACCAGCGAATGTTGCTGGGGGCGCTTGGTTCATTACTTGATATGGAGTCAGATATGAAGGTGATTGGCCAAGCGATGAATGGGGAGGAAGCACTTGAGATGATTGTGAATCTGCAGCCAGATGTCTGCTTGATGGACATTGAAATGCCGGTGTTAAATGGTCTCGAGGTCGCAGAAAGGCTGGCTCAAACGCCAGTCCCAAGCAAGGTCATCATCCTCACAACGTTTGCCCGTCCTGGCTATTTTGAACGTGCGGTCAAAGTCGGTGTTTATGGCTATTTACTAAAGGATAGCGAGATCGATGAGCTTGCTGATGCCATTCGCAAAGTGGTGGACGGCAAGCGAGTATTCAGCCCTGAGCTGACCTATCACGTCATCCGCGAAGAAAATCCACTTACCCCGAAAGAACGTGAAATCCTAAAACTCGCTGCCTTAGGGAAAACAACGAAAGAAATCACCTCAGAACTCTACCTATCATCAGGCACCGTTCGAAACTACATCTCCGAAATCATTCACAAACTAGGCGCCAAAAACCGAACCGAAGCCGCCGCCCTCGCCGAAAATAAAGGCTGGCTCTAA